In Paludibaculum fermentans, the genomic stretch TCACGTCGAGGCCATGCTCGCCCTGCAGCGCGCCGGAGCCATCACCTTCGACTACGGCAACAACATCCGCCGCATGGCCGCCGACCACGGCGTGAAGGACGCCTTCCGGATCCCCGGCTTCGTGCCCGAATACATCCGACCGCTCTTCTGTGAAGGCAAGGGCCCCTTCCGCTGGGTCGCCCTCTCCGGCGATCCCGCCGACATCGCAGCCACAGACCAGCTCGCCTGCGAGATGTTCCCGCAAAACGAGAGCCTGCTGCGCTGGATCCGCCTGGCCCGCCAGCACGTTCATTTCCAGGGCCTGCCGGCGCGCATCTGCTGGCTCGGTTACGGCGAACGCGCTGAATTCGCGGTCGGACTCAACCGTCTCGTCCAACAGGGCAAGGTCCAAGCCCCCATCGTCATCGGCCGCGACCACCTGGACTGCGGCTCCGTCGCCTCGCCCTATCGCGAGACTGAAGGCATGCTCGACGGCAGCGACGCCATCGCGGACTGGCCCATCCTCAACGCCCTGCTGAACACCGCCGCCGGCGCCAGTTGGGTCTCCGTCCATAACGGCGGCGGAGTCGGCATCGGCTATTCCCAGCACGCCGGCCAAGTCACCGTCGTCGAAGGGACCCTGGCCAGCGAACGCCGCGCTGAACGCGTCATGACCTGCGACCCGGGCCTCGGTGTCATACGCCACGTCGACGCCGGCTACTCCGAGGCCCGTGCCTTCGCCCTCTCCGCCGGCATTCGCGTGCCCTGAGCCGGCATGACATCATGGTTGTTTTGAATGAATAAACGCCTCCTGGTCCGCGGCGCCCGGCAGATGTTGACTCTGCGCGGCGCCTCTGCCCCCCGGCGTGGGGCGCAGTTGTCAGACGTTTCCCTGCTCGAGTCCGGCGCCATGCTCATCGAGGACGGCGTCATCACTCACATCGGACCGTCCCGCCGGATCGAGAACCTGGCCGCTGCTCGCGACGCACAGGAGCTCGACGCCACAGGCCGCGTCGTCATGCCTGGCTTTGTCGACAGCCATACCCACCTCATCCACGGGCCGGCCCGCCTCAACGATTACGAAGCGCGCATCCTCGGCCGTACCTACGCGCAGATCGCCGCCGCCGGAGGGGGGATCCGGCAGACCATGCGCGCTGTCCGCGCGTCCTCCGCCAAACGCCTCGCATCGGACGCCAAGGCCCGCATCGCCACCATCGCCTGCTACGGCACGACGACAATCGAGGCCAAATCCGGCTATGGTCTGGACGAAGCCACTGAACTGCGCCTGCTTCGCATCGCCCGGGCGCTGGACGAGGACCCGCTCACCGTCGTCCCCACTTTCCTGGGCGCGCACGCCACTCCGCCCGAATTCGAAGGCAACCCCGACGGCTTCATCCAGCACCTCATCGACGTCATCCTGCCCCGCGTGGCCCTGGCTAGAGTTGCCCGCTTCGCCGATGCCTACTGCGATTCCGGCGCCTTCAGCGTGGCGCAGGCCCATCGCTACCTCTCCGCCGCTGCCGCGCTCGGCCTCGAAGTCAAAATGCACGCCAGCCAGTTCGCGGAGATCGGAGCCGTCGCCCTCGCCCTCGAACTGCAGGCCATCAGCGCCGATCATCTCGAAGCCATCGGCGCGCACGAGGTCGAAAGCCTGGCCCGCTCCAACACGATCGCTACGCTGCTCCCCGGCTCGGTCTTCCACCTGGGCCTCTCCCGCTACGCGCCGGCCCGCGCCCTCATCGACGCCGGCGCGGCCGTCGCCCTCGCCACCGACTACAATCCAGGCACCAGCCCCTCCTGCAGCATGCAGATGACCCTCAGCCTCGCCTGCACTCAAATGCGAATGACCCCCGCCGAGGCCATCGCCGCGGCCACCATCAACGGCGCGCACGCCCTGGGCCTCGCCGCCCAATGCGGCTCCCTCGAAGCCGCCAAATACGGAGACTTCCTCGTGCTCAACGTCTCCGACTACCGCGAACTGCCCTACTCCTTCGGCATCAACCACGTCGCAATGACCGTCAAACGCGGCGAAGTGATCTACTGCGATAAGGACTATCCGACCAAATGACCCGCAAACTCGTCGAATGCATCCCCAACTTCAGTGAAGGCCGCGACCGCGCCAAAGTGGACGCCATCGCCTCCGCCATCGCCGCGCTGCCTGGCGCCCTGGTCCTCGACCTCGAACTCGACGCCGACCACAACCGCAGCGTCATCACCTTCGTGGCCCCGCCGGAAACCGTGATGGAAGCCGCGCTCGCCGGAGCCGCCAAGGCCGTCGAAACCATCGATCTCACGGTCCACTCCGGAGTTCATCCCCGCATCGGCGCCGTCGACGTCATGCCCTTCGTCCCGCTGGAAGGCATGACCCTGGCCGAGTGTGTCCAGATCGCGGAACGCGCCGCCGCCGAGATGTGGAAACGCTTCCGCGTGCCTGCTTATCTCTATGAGGCGGCCGCCCGCCGGCCCGACCGGACGAATCTCGAGAACATCCGCCGCGGCCAGTTTGAAGGCCTGCGGGCTGAGGTCCTCACCAACCCCGACCGTGCGCCCGACTTCGGAGATCCTCAACTCCACCCCACAGCCGGAGCCACCGTCGTCGGCGCCCGCAAATTCCTGATCGCCTACAACATCAACCTCGGCACTCCGGATATCGAGATTGCGAAGCGCATCGCCAAGGGCATCCGCCATTCCAGCGGCGGCTTCCGCTACGTCAAGTCGATGGGCGTCCCCCTCGCCTCGCGCAACCTCGCCCAGGTCTCGATGAACCTCACCGACTTCGAGCAGACCCCCATCCACCGCGTCTTCGAGTGCGTCCGCAGCGAGGCCGCGCGCTATGGCGTCCCGGTGCTGGGCAGCGAGATCGTGGGCCTCATCCCCAAGAAGGCGCTGGAAGCCACGGCCGACTTCTATCTCCGTTTCGAGAACTTCCAACCCGGGCTGGTGCTGGAAAACCGCGTAGCCGAAGCCACGGCCCAGCGTGCTCCGATGGCCGATTTCCTCGACGCCCTGGCCGCCGCAACGCCCACCCCGGGGGGAGGCAGCGCCGCCGCCGCGTCGGGCGCCATGTCCGCGGCCCTGGGCGCCATGGTGGCCCGCCTGTCGAAACAGGATCCGGCGCCGTTTGAAGCGGACCGCGCGTTCCTCACAGAGGCCGTGCAGCGCGATGCCGACGCCTACAGCGCGGTGGTGGCGGCCTACAAACGGCCGAAGGATGAGCGCGCCCCGTTCGTCAATGCGGCGATGGAAGGCGCGACGACGGTCCCGCTCGAAGTCCTGGAGCATACCGCCGCGCTCAGCGCGCGCCTGGCCGCCCTGGCCGAATCGTCTCCATCGAAGTTCGCCAGCGATGTGATCACGGCCCGGGCTCTGGCGCAGGCGGCCATGACGGGCGCCCGCGCCAATGTGGATATCAACCTGGCCTACTTGCCGGAGGGAGAGTTCCGCGTCAGCGTGGAAGCCCGCCTCGCCAGCCTTTAGCAGATGCTCAAACGCGCAGCGGGGCACAATTTGCAAATCCACCCCGCCCCGCCCGTTATCTTGGAAGGGATGCGCTACCTGACCCTCACATTCCTTCTTGCCGCCGTGACCGGCATCCTCCAGGCCCAGACCGAGTTCCCCAAAGCCGCCGGAGTCGCACCCGCCGCCGGCTACAGCCACGTCGTCGTCACCAGCCCCGGCAAACTCGTCTTCCTGGCCGGGCAGATCGCTAACAACGCATCCGGGCAACTGGTGGGCAAAGACGACATCAAGGCGCAGACGGAACAGGTCTTCGAGAACATCAAAGCCAACCTCGCGGCCGCCGGTGCCACCTTCCAGGATGTCGTCAAACTGAACTGGTACATCCGCGACCTCAAGCCCGAGTATCTGCCCGTCGTTCGAGAAGTCCGCGACCGCTACGTCAACAAAGAGCACCCGCCGGCCAGCACTCTGGTCGGAGTGTCCGCCTTGTTCCGTGAGGGCTACATGCTGGAAGTGGAAGCCGTGGCATCGATTCCGGCCGGCAAGGGCGCGAAGTAATCGGAACCAGACCGCGCGTCTACTCTTTCAGCACGCTGTCGTCGTACCACGGGCTGTGCAGATCCCGGTCGCCCTCTTCCAACTGGAAACCGGCATGTTCTTTGAGATCCAGGTAGAACATCACGCGCCGCTTCGCGCTGTCGGAATAGATCCGTCCTTCCAGCTCTTTCCCAATCAGGCCCACCAGGTTCGCAAAGAACACCACGGGGAAGACAAAGGTCGGCCTCCGCTGCTGCTCGGCGTCGGCGGCGGTCACCACATCGTGGGACCGGCAATAGCATTTGACCACTTGGGCCATCCGGTCTTCCTCACCCACCGTCCGCGCCTCCGAGCGCCGGATCTTATGCAGCCGGCCGGTGCGCAGTTCCACGGTGTCGTAATCGGAAGCGGGTAGACTTGGCGAATTCATGGCAATCGCCCAGCAGTATATCCGAAGCAACCCCCGCCCGGAATGGCCTGAGAAGCAGCCTCACCGCGGCTGCTGGCGCGTCCCCATCGTTCGGCTACTGCCGCTCGGATTGGGGGAACACCGGCGCCCACGTCCTCGTAACATATGCTGTGAGGGAGTGACAGAGAAATGGTCAAATTCCTACTGTTTTGTATTCTTGCCGTCCTCT encodes the following:
- a CDS encoding cyclodeaminase/cyclohydrolase family protein, which codes for MADFLDALAAATPTPGGGSAAAASGAMSAALGAMVARLSKQDPAPFEADRAFLTEAVQRDADAYSAVVAAYKRPKDERAPFVNAAMEGATTVPLEVLEHTAALSARLAALAESSPSKFASDVITARALAQAAMTGARANVDINLAYLPEGEFRVSVEARLASL
- the hutI gene encoding imidazolonepropionase encodes the protein MNKRLLVRGARQMLTLRGASAPRRGAQLSDVSLLESGAMLIEDGVITHIGPSRRIENLAAARDAQELDATGRVVMPGFVDSHTHLIHGPARLNDYEARILGRTYAQIAAAGGGIRQTMRAVRASSAKRLASDAKARIATIACYGTTTIEAKSGYGLDEATELRLLRIARALDEDPLTVVPTFLGAHATPPEFEGNPDGFIQHLIDVILPRVALARVARFADAYCDSGAFSVAQAHRYLSAAAALGLEVKMHASQFAEIGAVALALELQAISADHLEAIGAHEVESLARSNTIATLLPGSVFHLGLSRYAPARALIDAGAAVALATDYNPGTSPSCSMQMTLSLACTQMRMTPAEAIAAATINGAHALGLAAQCGSLEAAKYGDFLVLNVSDYRELPYSFGINHVAMTVKRGEVIYCDKDYPTK
- a CDS encoding RidA family protein; protein product: MRYLTLTFLLAAVTGILQAQTEFPKAAGVAPAAGYSHVVVTSPGKLVFLAGQIANNASGQLVGKDDIKAQTEQVFENIKANLAAAGATFQDVVKLNWYIRDLKPEYLPVVREVRDRYVNKEHPPASTLVGVSALFREGYMLEVEAVASIPAGKGAK